The Calliphora vicina chromosome 3, idCalVici1.1, whole genome shotgun sequence genome contains a region encoding:
- the RpS12 gene encoding small ribosomal subunit protein eS12, with protein MADVDVDVPSAAPAVGGPMDINQALQEVLKKSLIADGLVHGIHQACKALDKRQAVLCILAESFDEPNYKKLVTALCHEHQIPLIRVDSHKKLGEWSGLCKIDKEGKPRKVCGCSVVVIKDFGEETQALDVVKEHLRQNS; from the exons atgGCTGACGTTGATGt TGATGTTCCCTCAGCAGCTCCCGCTGTAGGTGGCCCCATGGATATTAATCAAGCTTTGCAAGAAGTTTTGAAGAAATCTTTGATTGCCGATGGTCTCGTACATGGTATTCATCAAGCCTGCAAGGCCTTGGACAA acgTCAAGCTGTTTTGTGTATCTTGGCTGAGTCTTTTGACGAACCCAACTACAAGAAGCTCGTTACTGCCCTCTGTCATGAACATCAAATCCCCTTGATCCGTGTCGACTCCCACAAGAAGCTCGGTGAATGGTCTGGTTTGTGCAAGATCGACAAAGAAGGCAAGCCCCGTAAGGTTTGCGGCTGTTCCGTTGTTGTCATCAAGGACTTCGGTGAGGAAACCCAAGCTTTGGATGTCGTCAAGGAGCACCTCAGACAAAACAGCTAA